A genomic window from Sulfurospirillum diekertiae includes:
- the ybeY gene encoding rRNA maturation RNase YbeY codes for MLLIENEFNIALHVKMLEQICEEHTPKEVELLIIDGDSMQELNLAHRGMDKTTDVLSFPIDDFPHAPLGSIVINHELAAQKAKELGHSVEEEITLLFIHGMLHLLGFDHEIDHGEMRAKEEEWIKQYNLPASLIVRTEE; via the coding sequence ATGCTACTGATCGAAAATGAGTTCAATATCGCTTTACATGTAAAAATGCTGGAGCAGATTTGTGAAGAACATACTCCAAAAGAAGTTGAGCTTCTTATCATTGATGGGGATAGTATGCAGGAGCTTAATTTGGCACATCGTGGCATGGACAAAACCACGGATGTCCTCAGCTTCCCCATTGACGACTTTCCTCATGCCCCGCTAGGTTCCATCGTTATCAATCACGAATTGGCGGCACAAAAAGCGAAAGAGCTTGGACACAGTGTGGAAGAAGAGATTACCCTTTTGTTTATTCATGGAATGCTTCATCTTTTGGGTTTTGACCATGAAATTGATCACGGAGAAATGCGTGCTAAAGAAGAGGAATGGATTAAGCAGTACAATCTACCTGCCAGCTTAATCGTGAGAACAGAGGAGTAG
- a CDS encoding DJ-1/PfpI family protein has translation MVTIGIVIFPNVEELDFVAPFEVLSYANKVQPNSTKVLLIAPSLEPVHAFNGLRILPDVTFENCPTLDILLFPGGKGRMTWMKETSMQNFIQKHSKEVTYLTSVCTGAFFLAEAGMLMGKEVTTYYTAFDELAAYGVNVVSSKVVRDGKIITAAGVSSGLELGFYLLRELFGAPLAQEVAERIEYTIDIMHL, from the coding sequence ATGGTCACCATTGGTATTGTTATCTTTCCAAACGTCGAAGAGCTTGATTTTGTAGCACCTTTTGAGGTACTGAGTTACGCTAACAAAGTGCAACCTAACAGCACAAAAGTCCTTTTAATTGCTCCCAGTTTAGAGCCTGTACACGCCTTCAATGGTTTGAGAATTTTGCCTGATGTAACGTTTGAAAACTGTCCTACGTTAGATATTTTACTTTTCCCAGGTGGAAAGGGGCGTATGACATGGATGAAAGAGACTTCTATGCAAAACTTTATCCAAAAGCACTCCAAAGAGGTGACCTACTTAACATCGGTCTGTACAGGAGCATTTTTTCTTGCTGAAGCAGGTATGCTGATGGGGAAAGAGGTAACCACCTATTACACTGCTTTTGATGAACTAGCCGCTTATGGTGTCAATGTTGTCTCATCTAAAGTAGTCCGTGATGGAAAGATTATTACCGCTGCTGGTGTAAGCTCTGGTTTGGAGCTAGGTTTTTACCTTTTACGTGAGCTCTTTGGAGCCCCTTTAGCACAAGAGGTGGCAGAAAGAATAGAATACACCAT